From Woronichinia naegeliana WA131, the proteins below share one genomic window:
- a CDS encoding IS4 family transposase, producing the protein MTTAAVEEYKIMLSVGDTTFLDYRNIKEKREGYGPTGKGGNGLILHSALAIEPEKGQVLGLLWQKLWNREVKEKPPTDETAKQKKERQKEQRKAARQRPFEEKESYKWVEALNTCEKQVESSTRVIHVFDREGDVSEVFDSVRQLKHTGVLVRASHNRSLDKNSERLWQHLESEPIRFHQEIEIPSTGKRKARKVKLAVRFCSVNLRTPYRFDNRDPLNVYAVYATEIDCPEGETPLSWMLLTTEVVETIEMAVTILRWYTYRWRVEEFHKVLKSGCQSERYRLASDGMKTLLGFLSVIAVELLHVTYLHRTQPDALAIEILNPLQLQVLKAAASQKLPPILTVAWAVESVAFLGGYLEHRRKTPLGIQVLWRGWLKLHDLCQGWQLAIRT; encoded by the coding sequence ATGACAACTGCCGCCGTAGAAGAATATAAGATAATGCTATCAGTCGGAGATACGACCTTCTTAGATTATCGCAATATCAAGGAAAAAAGGGAAGGGTATGGGCCGACTGGAAAAGGAGGGAATGGATTAATACTGCATAGTGCTTTAGCAATTGAGCCAGAAAAAGGACAAGTATTAGGTTTATTATGGCAAAAACTGTGGAATAGGGAGGTAAAAGAAAAGCCCCCAACAGATGAAACGGCGAAGCAGAAAAAAGAAAGACAGAAAGAACAAAGAAAAGCAGCTCGTCAAAGACCATTTGAGGAAAAAGAATCCTACAAATGGGTAGAGGCTCTAAACACCTGTGAGAAACAGGTAGAAAGTTCAACGAGGGTAATTCATGTATTTGACAGAGAAGGAGATGTTTCAGAAGTCTTTGACTCAGTGCGTCAACTCAAGCATACAGGAGTGCTGGTCAGAGCGTCTCATAATCGTAGTTTAGACAAAAATAGTGAACGACTTTGGCAACATTTGGAATCAGAACCGATTCGTTTTCATCAAGAAATCGAGATTCCGAGTACAGGAAAAAGAAAAGCACGGAAGGTTAAGCTTGCCGTCCGATTTTGCTCAGTTAATCTACGAACTCCCTATCGTTTTGATAATCGTGACCCGTTGAATGTCTATGCTGTTTATGCGACAGAAATCGATTGTCCCGAAGGCGAAACTCCTTTATCTTGGATGCTTCTGACTACAGAAGTTGTTGAGACTATTGAGATGGCTGTCACTATTCTTCGTTGGTACACCTACCGATGGCGGGTTGAAGAATTTCATAAAGTCCTTAAGTCTGGTTGTCAGAGTGAGCGTTATCGACTTGCCTCTGATGGAATGAAAACTCTTTTGGGTTTTTTAAGTGTCATTGCTGTTGAACTTTTACACGTTACTTATCTTCATCGTACCCAGCCCGATGCTCTCGCGATTGAAATTCTTAATCCTCTTCAACTTCAGGTGTTAAAAGCAGCCGCCTCTCAAAAACTTCCCCCTATTTTGACTGTTGCTTGGGCTGTCGAGTCTGTTGCTTTTCTTGGTGGTTATCTTGAACATCGTCGTAAAACTCCTCTCGGTATCCAAGTCCTTTGGCGCGGTTGGTTGAAGTTGCATGACCTTTGCCAAGGCTGGCAGCTTGCAATCCGCACTTAA
- a CDS encoding transposase yields the protein METILIQAQTLVYTLLGLMPTSYQRDSLQAMLGLFLEAQGHPLPQHSQTKSPSALSRFLNQYDWGTRQIIRAVRKAILKELLTYAPRGRRPWLQVIVDLTTLEKCGKFKAFEHLIHVLHGKRGLHLLVIYLVIGEFLVPWGFRVWRGKETRSPAQLAVRLVDSLPKELLSAFRVVILADTAFSSVQFLQAMKKRRLAVIVGVRCDRKLADGRQLRDLLKKGQQVTLDGLSFPVTISWFYLKRNGKLEKRFVLSTRPLKSSTIIWWGRRRWSIEGFFKTVKHRFGLHRFGQQTLLGVYRWLLLSMISFLLAHWVYLSTDSSKPPDWGQASASALQTLFPDVALCSLFSQVERLRPLLQSFGLQLQLVAVTT from the coding sequence ATGGAAACCATTCTTATACAAGCCCAGACCCTAGTTTATACATTGCTAGGTTTGATGCCGACCTCCTATCAACGCGATAGTTTGCAGGCAATGTTGGGGCTATTCCTAGAAGCTCAAGGTCATCCTCTACCCCAACATAGTCAAACAAAATCACCCTCGGCCTTAAGCCGATTTTTGAATCAGTATGATTGGGGTACTCGCCAAATTATCCGAGCAGTGCGAAAAGCAATTCTCAAAGAACTACTTACCTATGCTCCAAGAGGAAGACGACCTTGGTTGCAGGTGATTGTGGACTTAACGACACTGGAGAAATGCGGAAAATTTAAGGCTTTTGAGCATTTAATTCATGTTCTTCACGGGAAGAGGGGTTTACATCTTTTGGTGATTTATCTGGTGATAGGAGAATTTCTAGTCCCCTGGGGATTTCGAGTTTGGAGAGGTAAAGAAACAAGAAGTCCCGCTCAACTCGCGGTGCGATTAGTGGATAGCCTACCCAAAGAACTCCTGAGTGCTTTTCGGGTTGTCATTTTAGCCGATACCGCCTTTAGTAGTGTGCAATTCCTTCAAGCGATGAAAAAACGCCGTCTTGCGGTTATCGTCGGTGTGCGTTGTGACCGTAAATTAGCTGATGGTCGTCAGCTTCGTGATTTGCTCAAAAAAGGACAACAGGTCACTCTTGATGGATTATCTTTCCCTGTTACTATCTCTTGGTTCTACCTCAAACGTAACGGCAAACTCGAAAAACGCTTCGTCTTATCGACTCGTCCTCTTAAGTCCAGTACCATTATCTGGTGGGGACGGCGAAGATGGAGTATTGAGGGCTTTTTCAAGACCGTAAAACATCGTTTTGGTTTACATCGTTTTGGTCAACAAACTCTTCTGGGGGTTTATCGCTGGTTGCTTCTTTCGATGATTAGTTTTCTTCTTGCCCATTGGGTTTATCTTTCTACTGACTCCTCTAAACCACCTGATTGGGGTCAAGCTTCTGCTTCTGCTCTTCAGACACTTTTTCCTGATGTTGCTCTTTGTTCCCTTTTTTCTCAAGTCGAGCGATTACGTCCACTTTTGCAATCTTTTGGACTCCAACTTCAGTTAGTTGCTGTCACAACTTAG
- a CDS encoding transposase — translation MLEWWTKNFASCELGDERLNNRAFSIGKKLSEGFGKALSEVFKGGNELKRAYEFLGIRKQTLSR, via the coding sequence ATGTTGGAATGGTGGACAAAAAACTTTGCCAGTTGTGAATTGGGAGACGAGAGGCTAAACAATCGTGCCTTCTCGATTGGGAAAAAGTTAAGTGAGGGGTTTGGAAAAGCCTTATCAGAAGTGTTTAAGGGAGGAAACGAGTTAAAGAGGGCCTATGAATTTTTGGGAATCCGAAAACAGACTTTGTCAAGATAA
- a CDS encoding ISNCY family transposase: protein MGFLKAYEILRGNLLVAMDGTNYYSSEKVNCPCCSTKTSKQGKVTYFHQALLPVIVSPDHESVFSLPPEFITPQDGSEKQDCEQNAAKRWISNHASLFAGQKITLLGDDLYSRQPTCQHCLDHDFNFIFVCLPTSHPTLYEWLNYLEANGEVKTTQHRRWNGKYFEIWHCRYLNQIPLRDQQPALLVNWCELKIHRESDAQLLYHNSWITNHFLTPHIVLDVCRAGRTRWRTENENHNILKNRGYHLEHNFGHGKQHLASVLLTLNLLAFLLHTVLGLVDERYQRIRVQRGTRKGFFQDILSLTKYLGSPLVCV, encoded by the coding sequence ATGGGATTCTTGAAAGCCTATGAAATATTGAGGGGAAATCTTCTAGTAGCAATGGATGGGACAAATTACTACAGTTCGGAAAAAGTAAATTGTCCATGCTGTTCAACCAAAACGTCAAAACAGGGAAAAGTCACCTACTTCCATCAGGCATTATTGCCCGTGATTGTTTCCCCAGACCATGAATCAGTTTTTTCCTTACCCCCTGAATTTATCACCCCTCAAGACGGGTCTGAAAAGCAAGATTGTGAGCAAAATGCGGCGAAACGTTGGATAAGTAACCATGCTAGTTTGTTTGCGGGACAGAAGATAACTCTGCTAGGGGATGACTTGTACAGTCGTCAGCCCACTTGTCAGCACTGTCTCGACCACGATTTCAACTTTATCTTCGTCTGTTTACCGACTTCTCATCCCACACTCTATGAATGGTTAAACTATTTAGAAGCTAATGGAGAAGTCAAAACCACTCAACACCGACGTTGGAATGGGAAGTATTTCGAGATTTGGCACTGCCGTTATCTCAATCAGATTCCCCTGCGAGACCAACAGCCTGCTTTGTTGGTTAACTGGTGTGAGCTAAAAATCCACCGCGAATCCGATGCTCAACTTCTTTATCACAATAGTTGGATTACCAATCATTTTCTCACCCCTCACATCGTTCTTGATGTCTGTCGTGCTGGACGGACTCGTTGGCGCACTGAGAACGAGAATCACAATATTCTCAAAAATCGAGGCTATCACTTAGAGCATAATTTTGGGCATGGTAAACAACACCTCGCCTCTGTTTTGCTTACCCTGAATTTGCTGGCTTTTCTCTTGCACACGGTTTTAGGTTTGGTTGATGAACGTTACCAGAGAATTCGCGTCCAACGCGGCACTCGTAAGGGATTCTTTCAAGATATTCTCTCTTTGACCAAATATCTGGGCTCTCCCCTTGTCTGTGTGTAA